The genomic DNA GCTTTACCTGTGCGGGCTGCGTTTGTACAACATAAGGATCACTCCGAACGACCGTCGGCTGGATACTGGACAGCGATACAGGTTTGCATTCCTTGCACATCCATTCCTTCTCCTTGACCAAGACGACCTCGCTGTCAATGCACGGATCATGACATAGTTGATGCCATGCCCTGTTGCACGAGTCGCAAAAGACAATAGCATTGGTAAATGGGCTATGGCCCCTTTGGCAATGTACACAATTGGCATTGATATCCTTGCCCTTCCGCATAACGCGTTTGCACTTTCGTGCCGAGCCGGGAGTTGTAGCAAGATTGCTAGATGGGCTCGGAACAGCGGCGGTATTCCTGTTACTAAATGACGGAGACGACGCCGGAGGAGGCACGTATAAGGAAGGACGGTTGACTTGTCGACCCGATTTGGTCTGCGTTGCCGGCGGTGCAATGTCAGATTCATCAGAAGTAGAGTCCCCAGCCTTTATGATCCCTTCACCGTCGTCATAATCACCACGTCTGCGTCTTTTCACAGTGCGTTTGGTTCCATTCGCAGACTGCCGGGCGCGAGGAGCAGCCGTCTTCTGCTGCTTAGCCGTCTTAGTCCCTAGCGCCATTGCTTGCGGTTGCGATTGTGGATTTAGATGAGTTGATACTGGATCTGCTGGCTTCGGAGCAAGATTAATCATGTCTGTTGTAGATGTTTCAATATAATCGTTCTGGGCAGGTGCCGGTATACTAGGTTGAGGGCCAGCCGGCCGCGACGGCGGCAAGTGCGAGGGTGTGATTTCCAAAAATGCAGAAGAAGACTTCATATTGCCCGTGCCTTGTGCCTTCCACTTATTATTCAAGTTTGTATCAATCGATGGTGAATTCCAGCCACTGATAGGATCAAAACCATCTTTTCTCGCGAAACTACCCGTCACCCGTGCCAAAAGCTCTGTAGTAGCCGGCGAGAGCTTGGGGATATCAACTCTACCCGTGATAGTACTTGGTTTCTTTATAGCATCCGACGGCGGTCTAACGGATGGATCGATGTTGGTGGTATTTTGACTCTGTGGCATTGACGAAGAGGTGGTCAACTGTGTGTGGGATGATGGCGTGGTTTCTATAGACGCCCGGGGAAAAACCCCATTTTCCTGTGTCAATCCCTGGCTGGACGAATTGCAGCGATTGCACTGGgtgagagaaagaaaaatatGTACAAATGTATGCCCTAGACGGGTTGTGTACTATCGCACGAAAACGAAGCTCTACTTGCCGGGTGCAGAGGTCTGTATAGCATCACGTGACAAAAGGGATTTCTCCGCTTCAGTTGGGACGAGCCACTGTCATTCACCTGGACACGATTGTAAACAAGAATGGAAGATCTCGTTATACTTTCGTTGCTCAAGTTATGTTATGTCCAATGCTATGTGATGTTGGAGCTATATGACATGATGCTCATAGATCTTCAGGACCCCGACCCCTGTACCCCAGGGGTACATGCAGCTAATATAAACAGTTATGGCACACATGTCGCTCTACGATACTACTCCATCCTGCTTCAAACGGGCTATATCTTCCTTACCATATTCAATTCCTCCAAGGATTTCATCCGTGTGTTGACCCAAAGTCGGCGGTGGCGTCCTAATGCCTGGTGTGGCAtgcgaatacttgatggGCGTATTCACCAACTTGACGGGACCACAGTCCGGGTGGTCAACTTCAGTGACCATTCCACGTGCTTGGACTATGAAAGGGAATATATCAGTAGGCTGGCTCGAAATTGCTTAGATCTAACTCACCGTGCGAGTGGTTTAGTGTTCCTTGAATATCGTTTACAGCAGCATACGGCATCCCGCTTCCCTCAAAAACCTCGAGCCATTCCTGGGTTGTCTTCTGTTTCGTCGTGTTCTCGATTAAGCCGTCTATCTCCTCACGATGCTTCACTCGATCGCTGTTTGTGACAAAGCGGGCATCTGTCTTCCAATCGGGATATCCCAGTCGATCGCACAGCACTCCAAATAATTTGTCATTGCCGCCTCCGAAAAGAATGTCCCCATCACGGGTTTTGTAGCTCCGGTAGGGTACAATGGATGCTATAAGATTGTCAAGAGTTGGCTTCCAAGGATACAGTATGATTTTCTTCACTTACGATGCGCGGTGCCCCATCGTCCCGAGTCCTTCTTCCCACTGATAAGAGCGGAACTGGCAAGATTCGACAGTGTCGCAACCTGACAATCGCTCAGGGATGCGTCGATATGCTGCCCCTTTCCAGTCCGTCCACGGGCGATAAGCGCAGCCATGATTGCGTTCGAAGTATATAACCCCGTTGTTAAATCTGTAACCGCCACACCCACTTTAACTGGAGCGCCATCCCGCGCCCCCGTGATGTGCATCAGGCCCATCTCCGCTTCGACCATCACGTCGTATCCAGCTCGGTTGCTATATGGACCCGTCTGGCCGTACCCGGTGATGCTGGCGTAGATTAACTTGGGATTGATAGCGTGCAGTGTTTCGTAATCCATATTGTACTTCTTGAGACCTCCAGGGAGGTAGTTTTCAACGAGAACATCGCATTCCTTGACAAGCTTGTGCAGAATCTCGACGCCGGACTTGTGAGCGAAAGAGAGGCCAATCGACTTCTTATTGCGGTTCACCTATTGCGCGTCAATTTGGGACCGTCTGGATTGATCATGGGCAAGTGTGTCGTACAGCTAAGTAGTAAGCGCTCTCGCCAGGGCCCTGTCGCGACTCGTCCTGGTATTTCGCAAATGGCGGACCCCAGGCTCGAGTATCATCACCACGCACAGGGTGTTCGATTTTAATGACCTCTGCTCTATTCGGAGCGGATGATATTAGCACACGCACGCGGCGAGCTATAGAATTGGATTGCGTACCCTAAGTCTCCCAAGATCTGCGTACAGTATGGCTAGCAGACAAAGAAAGGTCAGCATACCGAATAATAATTACACTAAACGAAATTGAAAATGAATAATATACTCACACCAGCCAGAACTCTGGTCATATCAAGCACCTTAATTCCAGTCAGAGGCAGTGTATCGCCAACAGCGCTCGAATAACTTTGTCGCCATGGTGCCGTGCGCCGGAGACCAGTCGCAGCAGCAATAGTAGGACTATTCACCACTGGCCGACGGACGAGGGCCTGAAACTTCAATGCGACGCTCATAATAACAAACCCACTGAAACTATTGTCATCCCACTTTAATAGAAAAGGGATTGAATGGGTAATGGAAAGTGGTGCTACTTGTAGTTCGCATCCCACCGCCGACACCGCTCGGCGATATATAAAGAGAGCCGAGGTCAACCGATTTGACATCAATTTCGAGTTCTCTCGTCCTCAGCGCTATTTCGGATTACCGTACTATGTTTACTGGCCTTGTTGAAAAGATTGGGAGTAATCTTTCCCCtcactcttcttcttttgatAATCACCCAAGCTAACGGTTTTATTACAGGGGTGACGTCCCTCGAGCCCCTCGACACCTCGTCGAGCGGAGGTGGTGGCACATCGTTGACCATTTCCAACTGCGAAGAGATCCTCACAGATGCTCATCTGGGCGATAGCATCGCCGTTAATGGTAAGGCGACGCGCGTCTGACACATAATCTGTTCAAGAAGAATCACCGCGCATCCCCCTCCATGGAACGTGGGGGAGAGGAAGGCAAGACGGCAAGACTCAAAACTAACTGCATACAGGAACATGCCTCACAGTAACCGCCTTCGACAAGACCTGGTTCAAGGTCGGCGTCGCCCCTGAAACCCTCCGCCGCACAAACCTGGGCTCCCTCAAGACAAATTCCACTGTCAATCTCGAACGCGCCGTCAAGGCCGACACGCGCATGGGCGGCCACTTTGTCCAGGGCCACGTCGACACCGTCGCAACAATCTTGTCCGTGATGCCGGAAGGTAACGCTTTGGTCTTCCGTCTGCAGCCGCGCGATAAGGGTGTGTTGCGTTATATCGTTGAGAAGGGCTATGTGACCTTGGACGGTGCGAGTCTGACAGTGACCAAGGTTgttgatggggaggagggTTACTGGGAGGTAATGCTTATTGCGTACACCCAGGAGAAGATTGTTACGGCATCTAAGAAAGTTGGGGAGGAAGTTAATGTTGAGATTGACATTGTCGGGAAGTACGTTGAGAAGAGTGTGGAGAGCTACTTTACCCAGGCTTCTGGAGGTGACTATGGGATTTTAGAGAAGATGGTCTCTCGTATTGTGGATGAGAGACTCAAGAATTGATGAGGAAAACGGACGCATGATTTACGGTAGCATTATATTATAATCTCTCAGTCAGCATATACATTTTATTCTAACTGCGAATAGACTTGTGGGTATAATTTTTGAAGCCTCCCAGCGCAACAATACATTGAAGATGCTTTTCCAATCCTTGGTTGTAACCTTTTGCTACTCTCACACAGAGCGCAAATGCTAATGCAACTGGTACAGTCGCATATTATAGGTAGTCACCATAAGTATGCGGCAGCCAACGAAGGTCTTCCGGACCAATGTCAAGCTTTACCGGTATGGACTGTTGACGATAACCCGTCATTGAGGTCTGAAGCAGACCAAAGAGGCTGCTAAATGTTGGGCTTAAGTCGCAGTGATAGACGCACCCGTTCATTCCTCCATGGAATCGTCACTATCCATCTCACCTTCCTGCTCTTCTCCCTCACCTTCCTCAAGGTCGTCACTGAGccagtcatcttcatcatccatcacttcatcctcgtcatcgcTCTTGACTTCCTTTCCTTCAGCTCTAGCCTTAGCTTtctcctgcttcttcttttcaatATTGtccttttgctgcttctttctttgctccttctccttctttctctGATCCCAGCTCTTTTCCATCTTCTTAACTTCATCTGCAGACTTCGTAATGTAATCGTGCCACATGACCTTGCCTTCACATAGTCCCTCCTCGACCTTGGTCAATCGGAGTCGCATGCGAGGGCCCAATTCAACCAGCTTAACTGCCCGTTTCTCGACCTCAGGCGCGCTGTTTATTTTCTTCTCAGCCTTCTCTTTGTCGCCAGCCTTCATGCGCTGCAAATCTCTCTTGTTCAGAATCTTCCTGGTGGTGCTCTccgcaacctcaacctccgcATCCGTGTCCATTTCAGTCTCGCTTGTCGAAGTGTAGCCGGCTGCCGACGGGTCGAGTAAATAGTCTGCAGCATCTTCGAGTTTCCCCAAATTAGGAACAGCAGCCTTGGGATCTTTGTTTCGAACCTCCTTAGGGTCGAGGCGGCGAATCCGTTTCGAGATACCGGTCTTCTTCGTACTGATCGCGTAATGTCTCAAAGTCATGATATACGAATCGCTTCCCTCTTCTTGCTCTCTGTTCAAGAGCATGATACGGCGGATAGAGGACAGCGGCGTAGCCTGGGGATTGATCGGAGGGAACATCGACTGGAAGATGGTTGTACATAAGCTCTCGAGACGCTTGGGCACTTTCGAGTCTTCTGTCGCATCAGGCGAGTTGAAGTTGTTCATGACGAGCAGGGGTGGTGTTTTGTGATCCTGTCCACCGCCTCTCGGGCGCTTCAATGCTTTCTCGACATCTTTGCATAACGAATAGTTCTCGACATGGAAGTGAAGAGTTGGTCCGCGAGGAGTGAGCGCAAGACGCATATTGGTGTTTCCGGTGGCCGATTTCGAGAATAGCATGAGGTGAGAGACACCGAGAGGGCCCGTCATGACCGTATAGTCCCTCAATCTGTTGGATTTACGTTCCTGAAGCACAGAATTTCCATTAGACATTGTCTGAAGAAACTTCATATTCTGTTTAAATCGCGCATCTCACCTTCAACCGCACAGCCGTATCAGGCTCCATCATCAATCGAACATCCTTAACCAGCTGGCTAACACTCGAACCGACTTGCGAAGCGCCGACTCGAATAACCATAGACTTCGGAGTCTTGCTCACATTGCCGGAAGCAGTGACACTGGCCTTTGCCTTGGCCGACGCATTAGCTGGCTTCGCATGAGTGCGATTCTTGACTCGCCTTGCCATTATGAACTAGTCAATGACAAGAAGATTGATATGCAAAAAATCAAAATTTGACGTTGTCTAGAAGCGGAAGTGgacttttctctttttttctccgCCGGAGACCCGACGATCGCCGGATCAATGATGTTGCGGCGCCCAAAATTTATCTGGAGATAACCATCGAagtgaagaagaataaaaaaaTTTCAATCACACTATACGAAATGCCCGGATtcaagaagcaaaagaccGTGAAGCTGGAATCACGTAAGGTCAAGGAACCAGAGCCCCCCAGCCGCGAAGACTCTGGCTCTGAAGCTGAAGAGACCCCCGATAACCCTCAAGCGCAAGATGAGACCGCCGAAGCAGGAGACAAGAAGCCGCTTCCCAaatcgttcaaagagttagGAGTGATCCCGCAATTATGTGAAGCTTGCGACAACTTGGGATTCAAGGCCCCCACCGCAATTCAGTCCGAAGCTATTCCGTTGGCTTTGCAAGGCCGTGATTTGATCGGTTTGGCAGAGACGGGAAGTGGAAAGACCGCAGCTTTTGCTCTCCCGATCCTACAAGGTACGGACAGTTTTCCGAGGAATAACTTCAAGAGAAGGTTCGCTGACAGGAGGCTCTAGCCCTCATGGAGAAGCCCCAGTCCCTCTTCGGTCTCATCCTCGCCCCAACCCGTGAATTAGCATACCAGATCTCTCAATCCTTTGAAACTCTCGGCTCGACCATCTCCGTTCGATGCGCAACAATAGTCGGAGGTATGGACATGGTATCCCAATCGATTGCGCTTGGAAAGAAGCCACACATCGTCGTTGCGACTCCCGGTCGTTTGCTGGACCACATGGAGAACACCAAGGGCTTTTCCCTCCGCAGTCTCAAATACCTCGTCATGGACGAAGCAGATAGACTGCTTGACATGGACTTCGGTCCCCTCCTGGATAAGATCCTGAAAGTGCTCCCCAGAGAACGCCGCACATACCTCTTTTCCGCGACACTCAGTTCCAAAGTGGAATCATTGCAGCGCGCCTCCCTCTCCAACCCGCTCAAGGTGTCTATCTCCTCGAGCAAATACCAAACCGTCTCAACCCTTATGCAGTCATATCTCTTCATTCCTCACAAGTTCAAGGACCTCTACCTGGTCTACCTGCTTAACGAATTCGCCGGCCAATCTGCCATCATTTTCACCCGCACTGTCCACGAAACACAACGCATGTCCTTCCTTCTCAGAGCCCTGGGATTTGGCGCTATTCCTCTCCACGGTCAACTCTCTCAGTCCGCCCGTCTGGGTGCCCTGGGCAAGTTTCGTTCCCGCAGCCGTGATATCTTGGTCGCTACTGATGTCGCAGCCCGTGGTCTGGATATCCCGTCCGTCGACGTGGTTCTGAACTTCGACCTTCCCACTGATAGCAAGACATACGTTCACCGTGTCGGACGTACCGCGCGTGCCGGAAAGAGTGGTGTGGCCATTAGCTTCTTGACACAGTATGATATCGAGGTTTGGCAGCGCATTGAGAGAGCCCTGGGCAAGCAACTTGATGAGTACGCTATCAAGAAGGACGAGGTGATGGTGTTCGCTGAACGTGTTTCGGAGGCTCAGCGACAGGCAATCATGGAGATGAAGGCCTAcgatgagaagaagggaaCCAGAGGCAAGAAGGGTAGAGGGAAACGATCTCGTGATGAGAtggacgaagaggaaggttAATTACAATCTACTTGCTACTATTCTTTGTTGGATATACCTATTTATGCCTGGTGATGATTATTATTTTCGGAGTTTGATGGGAAAAGTTAAATAgatgtttgctttattgacAAACAGAGAATCATTCCATAATCCATGTCTCATCCATAACCTGTATGGCATTGCAGAGTAGGCGACTTCGTTTTTTTTAGTATCAATTAATAAGAAGCCCATTTCATCAGACCATGTTCGCTAAACGAAAGAATGCAAATCATGAGGGTAATCTGAAAGCTATTAAAGAATGGATAACTCAAGAAGCTTGCAAGATTTCCTTGACCGAGCCAGCTTCGCGAACCGCGTTGGCAACACGGGTGGCCAGGTCGTCCGCTTCAGACCGGCTGGCTGCCTCTGCATAGACACGGACTGCATCTTCGGTACCACTTGCACGTGCAAAACTCCGTCCCTTGTTGTACCGAGACATGAGGGACTCGATCTTGGTCTGGAGGCCTGGAGGTGACTCAAGCTTACGCTCTGCATCATAAGCCTTGAAGATGGAGCGATCAGCAACCTCGACGCGGACGAGACGGGAAGGAAGGTCTGTATAAGTTCCAAGCCATTCCTTGGGGCTCCATGACTTGTGGGCAAGGATAGCTTCAACCAGGAGCATGTCAGAGATTGCATCACCGACCGCTTGGTTGATCAAGTCAGTGAGACCTTGCAAACATTCAATCGAGCGTTGCTGGGCCGGGGACTGAGGCTCGGCGCTCTTGATGGTCTTCAGGGCGTTCTCAGAGAAAGTAATGGTACCATGGCCGTTGGCTTCAAAGTAAACGCCAACGTCGAAGCGCATAGCGGCATGGTGGAGATGTTTAACACCGGTGTTAGTGCAGACGGACTGAAGCTTCAACACCTTCTCAATGTAATCCGTGCTGGAGCCATTCGCGTAAGCAGTTTGAATGATACCGATCTTGAGGTTTTGCGCAATACCAGCGCTTCGGGCCAAGTCGCCAATGAAGGAGGCGGCCAGAGTGGCAATGCGATCACCGTCAAGGAGGCGGAAGACGTTGCTCTCATCAACAAAATAGTAGACCAGACGGTCCGCGTCACCGTCCAAGGAGGCGCAACGGTCGAGAACAGCGGCCTTTGAAGATGGAGGAGCACGTTGCTTGGTCTTCACAAAATCGGCGCCGCACTAATCATTAAAGGTTAGTAAGGTTAGTTTGTGATTGTTGGGGTATAGGAAAAGTGGGTGCCATACCTCGAAGTTCAGGCTGTCGGGGTTGATGACGTCGTCGTTGACGACTTTGATATCAAGACCACCCTCCTCAGCACTAGGCAAGTATTTGATTATTTCCCTCAATTTAGGTCCACCAACGCCGTTTGCACAGTCGACAGTCAGGCCTCCCTTGACCTTGATGCCCCTCATCACTCTCTTGAAAGCCTCGGCAAGCTTTTCATAATAACCCTGCTCGGTAGGCTCACCGTACTCATACTGTGTCCCAAGAGTGTTCTTGCAACGGACGATATAGTGCAATTGAGGGGTGGTCATATATTTCATGTCGGCAAACTCGACCTCTGTAGCGGTAAGTGCAGCATTGAGCACACTGACCAGACGAGAGCCAGATGCACGAGTGTCCCGGGCGAAAACCACACGAGCCGGGTTCTCCATGTTGACGTCGATCTCCTGAATCAGTTTTTCATACACATCGGCAATCTTATCCAACGGAGCGTTGGCGAGCTTTGTCGCGTGTTCCTCCCATTCAGCCTACCCAGAGAGCGTGAGCAAAGTATATCAATCGGGACCAATATGCGTTAAGCCTTACTTCCAACATTTCACCCTATACGAACTGTCAGTCCACGCCAATTCCACTATTATTTTACCGGACAAGAGCAACATAAGCAACATACCATTGGGTCAACCAATTTGACACCATTGTCCTGCGCGGGATTGTGGCTGGCCGTGACCATGACACCAATCCATTGTCCACTAAGCTTCCTGGACCGGAGTCCAGCGAGCAAGCCCACAGCAAAGACAACCGTGTTGAGAAGATCACTGCGTGTGTATATGCATTGGTCAAAGTGTACTTGTAGCGTAAATGAAAACACGGGCGATCGTGGGGTCAATTCGTGGAGGCGGGGCTGGAGGAACTGATTCTCCCCAAGGGAAAACTTACGCCTTCATTCGGAACTGgacacaaaaagacaagagTCAGTACTATCCGCAGAGATCATCAATAAGAAACCACTTACTCCAGCAGTGCCATATTGGAAGACCGCCCCCTCTGGCTTGGTATAATTCAGGGCTGCTTCTGTGATCGCTTTCTTAACGGTCGGAGACGCCATTATGTCCACACACAGGAAGGAGGCAGATTGAAGGGATCCCAGAACCGAGGAAAATGGTTTAAGAAAGAGAAAACtccagagagaaagaagagaaagcgaAAACAACCAGAGAAGCAGACCagcaaagaaaaataaaTCAGAAACGGCGATTGTGGCACGAGGTGGGAAGAACTGCCCGCGACGATACTGCCACGGCCCGAGCGGTGAGCGGTGGAAGCCGGGGTGGAAATAACACTACAAAGGAACTACGCCGTATGTAAGACAGCTGGCAATACCGAAGTATGTACTGTGTGCTGCAAGGAGTCTAGTGTGCTTTTATTTCGTTGAGATTTGGCAATTATAGGGTTGGATGGGTCATCCACAGCCACCAGAGATCACTCCGGTAGGGAGAATATCATCCAAAGGCTTCAAAGTGACAAACTCAAGCCTTGTATCGTATCCCAGCTACGTCGTTTTGAATGTCCTTGATAAGGAACCTACCAGTATCGTTGTCAGCCAGACAAATCGCGGGGAATTACGAAGGAGAATCAAGGAAAACTTACGAGTACCACCATGCAGTTGGAATGACGGTCCCGAGGTGCCAGAGACTGTGGGCATCGATCAGCCCATGCCAGGGGGGAAAGTCAAGCAGCTCCAGGCTCATGGCCAATATGATCCAGAGAACAATCATTCCTGGCCAAGCGGTCCACATTTTCTGCTGCTTCCGATACCGATAGATACTGAATCCGACCCACAGTACATTCGATATCATTCCAACCACGATATTGGCAATCATGTTGTAGGTATAGTCCCATGACCAGAAGCTCAGATAGCACACGTGCAAGGTGTAAAGGACAGCACAGAGCACAGTCAATAGGCGGCGCAACGTCGGTTTAAACCGGGGAGTCTCCTGGTCTAGGCGCAAGACCCGGATGGCAGCAAGATAGAGACCATACATGACATTCGCCCCGGCTCCGAAATAGTCCAGCTTCTCCGTGAGTGGAAAGTCCCTGCAGTGGAAGATCGTGCTAAACGTCCAACACGCCAGACCACAGTATCCAAACCAAATATAGTATTTCCGGAGGGAATGCCAGGCTGGGATCGACTCTTTAATTCGGGAAATACCATGCCAATGGGCCAGGAAGTTCAGCAGAGAAAAGATGACAGAAAACGGTTCCTGCATGCCGATCATTCTGCGAAACGGCCATTTTCCATGGAACTGGACGATAGGAGTGATCATCGGAGGGTCTCGAGCGACTCGGAGGTCAGTGACAACATGTTGGCAGGTATAATCGCATTCAGCCGGACAGTTCCAGAGCATGAGGCGGAGATGGAATGCTAAGGACAGACCAATTAGCCAGCGGAAGCAATCTCATGGTAAGAGCAGGTAGGCATACGAATAACCGAATTGCCATCTTTGCAGTTCTCAGCCTGGCAGACCTGTTGGCTTGTTCGTGAGCTGTCCTTTGCGATCCAAGTAAACAGCTAAACTACCTTGACACATTCTTTGAACTCCGGGAGGTGGTCTCCCAAAGAAGCTGAAGACTTTCCAATCAGGGTAGCGAATataaaaaagacaaaaagaCAGGAGAATGTTCTCCCTATGGTGCCCAAGCCCATTGTAACAATTCTGCCAAGCACTGGCACCTGTCAGCGCGTGAGTTTCAGGAGAAGCGCCGCAATGAATATAGCTCCCATATGGCGGCCGCCCCGGGCGGAGTGAATTCCGCCGGCAGTATGGGGTCTTGGCATTTTTGCCCCGATACGGACATTGCATGCTAGTTActagagaaagagaggagtAAAAAGGATGCCGTATTCTAGTAATAAAATTGAAAGCTTCATGATTACCGTTGACACATATGAAGAGTTGTTATAACTGTATGGCCAGCCCCAATCAGGACAAGGCACTATGATCACATGATTTGAGCCCAAATCGGGCTAGTCTGGTCTGGAGCAGAGACTAACCTTGATTGGAACATGgcggagaaaaaaaaaaaaagctcGCGGCAAACCACCCTCTTCCATATCGCATAATAGAGGACTTTCGTTTGGTTTTACTTGTGTCcgtctctttcttcttttattattatctacGCACTCCAACTTTTCACTCTTTTTGGGATTTGACTTGCGATTTGCACTCCACCAACATGTCTGAGAGACAACCGTCTATCGAGCCCTCTGCTATGATGACCAGCAGCGCGGATCGTATGGCTGGTGATGACCATGCCGAAGTGCGCTACTTCACTAGGTATGAATAATTCCCAACCAACCTGGCTTATTATTTATATGGCTAACAATGCAATAGCTACGATCACCATGGTAAATGCGTCTCCGGAATTCCGTCTGGTTTGGTATACAAGTGCTAACTTCGCAACCCCCACTTAGGCATTCACGAGGAAATGCTTGTAAGCACCACCGTCCCACAACCGTTCACCCTTCTTATGCTAATTTGCGATTCTTTTATAGAAAGATGACGTTCGCACGAGATCGTACCGTGACTCCATCTACCAGAACCGCCACGTTTTCAAGGATAAAGTCGTTCTCGATGTCGGGTGCGGAACCGGTATTCTCAGCATGTACGTGCAAAAAGAAACCACGAATCCCAGGGGAGGGAATCATACTGATGGACGCTATTTTGTATAAAGGTTCGCTGCTAAGGCCGGTGCTAAACATGTAATTGGTGTCGATATGTCGTCAATCATCGAAAAGGCTCGCGAGATCGTCGAAGTCAACGGCCTGACCAGCA from Aspergillus chevalieri M1 DNA, chromosome 1, nearly complete sequence includes the following:
- a CDS encoding phf1/phf2 family PHD finger domain-containing protein (COG:S;~EggNog:ENOG410PQKP;~InterPro:IPR019787,IPR019786,IPR011011,IPR001965, IPR013083;~PFAM:PF00628) gives rise to the protein MPQSQNTTNIDPSVRPPSDAIKKPSTITGRVDIPKLSPATTELLARVTGSFARKDGFDPISGWNSPSIDTNLNNKWKAQGTGNMKSSSAFLEITPSHLPPSRPAGPQPSIPAPAQNDYIETSTTDMINLAPKPADPVSTHLNPQSQPQAMALGTKTAKQQKTAAPRARQSANGTKRTVKRRRRGDYDDGEGIIKAGDSTSDESDIAPPATQTKSGRQVNRPSLYVPPPASSPSFSNRNTAAVPSPSSNLATTPGSARKCKRVMRKGKDINANCVHCQRGHSPFTNAIVFCDSCNRAWHQLCHDPCIDSEVVLVKEKEWMCKECKPVSLSSIQPTVVRSDPYVVQTQPAQVKLQIPPLEVGGSEFSGDECRGYLSSLSHATLVELLVTLADRNPDLPIFPGNLKSLPSSKFPLRSGMSVSVSTAPANPPVVGSLTQAPTNNAGKKRRHSEISENDEAEYEVEDHRLYPRAGNGFRLSVNPGDLDIMQEDPACPTFSYSLHGSAKARAETNDAVPVWGTA
- a CDS encoding Brix domain-containing protein (BUSCO:EOG09263NE7;~COG:J;~EggNog:ENOG410PFZF;~InterPro:IPR007109;~PFAM:PF04427) — protein: MARRVKNRTHAKPANASAKAKASVTASGNVSKTPKSMVIRVGASQVGSSVSQLVKDVRLMMEPDTAVRLKERKSNRLRDYTVMTGPLGVSHLMLFSKSATGNTNMRLALTPRGPTLHFHVENYSLCKDVEKALKRPRGGGQDHKTPPLLVMNNFNSPDATEDSKVPKRLESLCTTIFQSMFPPINPQATPLSSIRRIMLLNREQEEGSDSYIMTLRHYAISTKKTGISKRIRRLDPKEVRNKDPKAAVPNLGKLEDAADYLLDPSAAGYTSTSETEMDTDAEVEVAESTTRKILNKRDLQRMKAGDKEKAEKKINSAPEVEKRAVKLVELGPRMRLRLTKVEEGLCEGKVMWHDYITKSADEVKKMEKSWDQRKKEKEQRKKQQKDNIEKKKQEKAKARAEGKEVKSDDEDEVMDDEDDWLSDDLEEGEGEEQEGEMDSDDSMEE
- a CDS encoding CaiB/BaiF CoA transferase family protein (COG:I;~EggNog:ENOG410PGXZ;~InterPro:IPR023606,IPR003673;~PFAM:PF02515;~go_function: GO:0008410 - CoA-transferase activity [Evidence IEA]) — its product is MSVALKFQALVRRPVVNSPTIAAATGLRRTAPWRQSYSSAVGDTLPLTGIKVLDMTRVLAGPYCTQILGDLGAEVIKIEHPVRGDDTRAWGPPFAKYQDESRQGPGESAYYLAVNRNKKSIGLSFAHKSGVEILHKLVKECDVLVENYLPGGLKKYNMDYETLHAINPKLIYASITGYGQTGPYSNRAGYDVMVEAEMGLMHITGARDGAPVKVGVAVTDLTTGLYTSNAIMAALIARGRTGKGQHIDASLSDCQVATLSNLASSALISGKKDSGRWGTAHPSIVPYRSYKTRDGDILFGGGNDKLFGVLCDRLGYPDWKTDARFVTNSDRVKHREEIDGLIENTTKQKTTQEWLEVFEGSGMPYAAVNDIQGTLNHSHVQARGMVTEVDHPDCGPVKLVNTPIKYSHATPGIRTPPPTLGQHTDEILGGIEYGKEDIARLKQDGVVS
- the rrp3 gene encoding RNA-dependent ATPase RRP3 (COG:A;~EggNog:ENOG410PF8V;~InterPro:IPR027417,IPR001650,IPR014014,IPR014001, IPR011545,IPR000629;~PFAM:PF04851,PF00270,PF00271;~go_function: GO:0003676 - nucleic acid binding [Evidence IEA];~go_function: GO:0004386 - helicase activity [Evidence IEA];~go_function: GO:0005524 - ATP binding [Evidence IEA]), which encodes MPGFKKQKTVKLESRKVKEPEPPSREDSGSEAEETPDNPQAQDETAEAGDKKPLPKSFKELGVIPQLCEACDNLGFKAPTAIQSEAIPLALQGRDLIGLAETGSGKTAAFALPILQALMEKPQSLFGLILAPTRELAYQISQSFETLGSTISVRCATIVGGMDMVSQSIALGKKPHIVVATPGRLLDHMENTKGFSLRSLKYLVMDEADRLLDMDFGPLLDKILKVLPRERRTYLFSATLSSKVESLQRASLSNPLKVSISSSKYQTVSTLMQSYLFIPHKFKDLYLVYLLNEFAGQSAIIFTRTVHETQRMSFLLRALGFGAIPLHGQLSQSARLGALGKFRSRSRDILVATDVAARGLDIPSVDVVLNFDLPTDSKTYVHRVGRTARAGKSGVAISFLTQYDIEVWQRIERALGKQLDEYAIKKDEVMVFAERVSEAQRQAIMEMKAYDEKKGTRGKKGRGKRSRDEMDEEEG
- the RIB5 gene encoding riboflavin synthase (COG:H;~EggNog:ENOG410PHUK;~InterPro:IPR026017,IPR017938,IPR001783,IPR023366;~PFAM:PF00677), which gives rise to MFTGLVEKIGRVTSLEPLDTSSSGGGGTSLTISNCEEILTDAHLGDSIAVNGTCLTVTAFDKTWFKVGVAPETLRRTNLGSLKTNSTVNLERAVKADTRMGGHFVQGHVDTVATILSVMPEGNALVFRLQPRDKGVLRYIVEKGYVTLDGASLTVTKVVDGEEGYWEVMLIAYTQEKIVTASKKVGEEVNVEIDIVGKYVEKSVESYFTQASGGDYGILEKMVSRIVDERLKN